One Streptococcus sp. DTU_2020_1001019_1_SI_AUS_MUR_006 DNA window includes the following coding sequences:
- a CDS encoding DnaD domain protein, whose protein sequence is MKPNDRFSFVKNNRVSQDTSSMVQCYLPIIGQEALSLYLYAVTFWDGGQKEHIFAAMLNHLNFGMDTLLKAFKTLTAMKLVTLYQQGEAYNLLLHSPLSTQEFLQHTVYRTLLEKMIGDSAVAAMRQESVEGEPITVALSQIFPQLSESASQETSSSQPAADDFDLEHFRQLMARDGLRFQDETSDVLTLFAIADEQKWTWFETYQVAKATAVSQVISVKRIREKIAQKPVTSDFSPKEATIIREAKKKTALQFLAEIKQTRKGSITQTERDLLQQMAALGLLDEVINVILLLTFNKVDSANINEKYAMKVANDYAYQNIRSAEEAVLRIRERGQKAKTQKQTQTAPAKTNVPKWSNPEYKNETSEETRLELERKKKEMLARLEKGGD, encoded by the coding sequence ATGAAGCCAAATGACCGTTTTTCTTTTGTAAAGAATAATCGGGTGTCGCAAGATACCTCATCAATGGTGCAGTGCTACCTCCCGATTATCGGTCAGGAGGCGCTGAGCCTCTATCTTTATGCTGTGACTTTTTGGGATGGTGGTCAAAAGGAACATATCTTTGCAGCTATGCTCAACCATCTGAATTTTGGGATGGATACCCTTTTAAAGGCTTTTAAAACTCTAACAGCTATGAAATTGGTGACCCTCTATCAGCAGGGGGAGGCCTATAACTTGTTACTCCATTCTCCCTTATCAACTCAAGAATTTTTACAACATACAGTTTATCGGACCTTATTAGAAAAAATGATTGGGGATAGTGCGGTTGCAGCCATGAGACAGGAAAGTGTTGAAGGGGAACCTATCACGGTGGCCTTAAGTCAAATTTTCCCTCAGTTATCCGAGTCTGCGAGTCAAGAAACCTCTAGCAGTCAGCCAGCAGCAGATGATTTTGATTTGGAGCATTTCCGTCAGCTCATGGCCCGTGATGGTCTTCGTTTTCAAGATGAGACTTCGGATGTTTTGACCTTGTTTGCAATAGCAGACGAGCAGAAGTGGACCTGGTTTGAAACTTATCAAGTAGCCAAAGCGACAGCAGTGTCGCAAGTGATTTCTGTCAAACGCATCCGTGAAAAGATAGCGCAAAAGCCTGTGACTTCTGACTTTAGTCCCAAGGAGGCAACCATTATCCGAGAGGCTAAGAAAAAGACAGCCTTGCAGTTCCTTGCTGAAATCAAGCAGACTCGCAAGGGAAGTATTACCCAGACTGAACGAGACCTGCTCCAGCAGATGGCGGCCTTGGGCTTGCTGGATGAAGTAATCAATGTTATCTTGCTCCTGACCTTTAATAAGGTCGATTCGGCCAATATCAATGAAAAATACGCCATGAAGGTGGCTAATGACTACGCCTATCAAAATATCCGTAGTGCAGAGGAGGCAGTTCTCCGTATTCGTGAACGTGGCCAAAAAGCAAAAACGCAAAAGCAGACTCAGACTGCCCCAGCAAAAACCAATGTGCCTAAATGGAGCAATCCTGAATATAAGAATGAAACTAGCGAAGAAACTCGCTTAGAACTAGAACGTAAGAAAAAAGAAATGTTAGCTCGATTAGAAAAAGGAGGAGACTAG
- the dnaI gene encoding primosomal protein DnaI — MESVGDVLKRQPSRFQYQDLVQQIVKDPDVAAFIQKESLSQEELNRSISKFNQYITERDKFLRGDTDYIARGYKPILVMNHGYADVSYEETPELIAAEKEVAIKNRLKLINLPASLKKASLAQVDLDDLGRLPVFEKLLAFVEQYPAIRKGLYLYGDFGVGKSFMVAALAHDLSEKRGVSSTLLHYPSFVIDVKNAIGDGNVKTLVDEIKLAEVLILDDIGAEQSTAWVRDEILQVILQYRMQEDLPTFFTSNFNFEDLEKHFAKGKNGNDETWEARRVMERIRYLAEETRLEGENRR; from the coding sequence ATGGAAAGTGTCGGAGACGTACTCAAGCGTCAACCAAGCCGATTTCAGTATCAAGATTTGGTCCAGCAAATTGTGAAGGACCCTGATGTTGCAGCCTTTATCCAGAAAGAATCTCTCAGTCAGGAGGAGTTAAACCGTAGTATTTCCAAGTTTAACCAATACATCACTGAGAGAGATAAGTTCCTCCGAGGAGATACAGACTATATCGCGCGTGGCTACAAGCCTATCCTAGTCATGAACCATGGCTATGCAGATGTTTCCTATGAAGAGACTCCGGAACTAATCGCAGCAGAAAAAGAAGTGGCGATTAAAAACCGTCTCAAGTTAATCAATCTTCCAGCTAGTCTTAAAAAAGCTAGCCTAGCTCAAGTAGACTTGGATGATTTGGGGCGCCTGCCAGTTTTTGAAAAGCTCCTAGCCTTTGTGGAGCAATATCCAGCTATTCGAAAAGGTCTCTACTTATATGGAGACTTTGGTGTGGGTAAAAGTTTCATGGTGGCTGCTCTAGCCCATGATTTGTCTGAAAAACGTGGTGTTTCATCAACGCTCCTCCACTATCCTAGCTTTGTCATCGATGTCAAAAATGCCATTGGTGATGGCAATGTCAAGACCTTGGTGGATGAGATTAAGCTGGCTGAAGTCTTGATTTTAGATGATATTGGTGCCGAGCAATCAACAGCTTGGGTGCGTGACGAGATCTTGCAGGTCATTCTCCAATATCGCATGCAGGAAGATTTACCGACCTTTTTCACCTCCAACTTCAATTTTGAAGATTTGGAGAAGCATTTTGCTAAAGGGAAAAATGGAAATGACGAAACCTGGGAAGCTAGACGCGTCATGGAACGCATTCGTTATTTAGCAGAGGAAACCAGACTTGAAGGAGAAAACCGCCGATGA
- a CDS encoding NADPH-dependent oxidoreductase yields the protein MTETIKLMKAHTSVRRFKEQEIPQEDLNTILSAGQMASSWKNFQSYSVIVVRSQEKKDALFELVPQEAIRQSAAFLLFVGDLNRAEKGARLHTDIFQPQGVEGLLITSVDAALAGQNALLAAESLGYGGVIIGLVRYKSVELAELFKLPDYTYPVFGIALGVPNEEHEVKPRLPLNQVVFEEEYQEQSTEAIEAYDRVQTEYAGARATTTWSQRLAEQFGNPEPSSTRENLEQKKLL from the coding sequence ATGACAGAAACAATCAAATTAATGAAGGCTCATACTTCAGTGCGTAGATTTAAGGAGCAAGAGATTCCCCAAGAAGATTTAAATACCATTTTGTCTGCAGGACAAATGGCTTCTTCTTGGAAAAATTTCCAATCCTATTCTGTGATTGTAGTCAGAAGTCAAGAAAAGAAGGATGCCTTATTTGAGTTAGTTCCTCAAGAAGCGATTCGCCAGTCTGCAGCCTTTCTCCTCTTTGTTGGGGACCTAAATCGTGCAGAAAAAGGGGCCCGTCTTCATACGGATATTTTCCAACCTCAAGGGGTGGAAGGACTCCTCATCACTTCAGTAGATGCAGCTCTAGCTGGACAAAATGCCTTGCTTGCGGCAGAAAGCTTAGGCTATGGTGGAGTGATTATCGGTTTAGTGCGTTACAAGTCTGTTGAGTTAGCAGAATTGTTCAAGCTTCCTGACTATACCTATCCAGTCTTTGGGATTGCACTCGGTGTGCCAAATGAGGAACATGAAGTCAAACCTCGCTTGCCATTGAATCAGGTGGTGTTTGAGGAAGAATACCAAGAACAGTCAACTGAGGCAATTGAAGCCTATGACCGTGTACAGACTGAATATGCAGGTGCGCGTGCGACTACAACTTGGAGTCAACGTTTGGCAGAGCAATTCGGCAATCCAGAACCAAGCTCGACTCGAGAAAATCTTGAGCAGAAGAAGTTATTGTAG